From Weissella diestrammenae, a single genomic window includes:
- a CDS encoding bifunctional metallophosphatase/5'-nucleotidase, with amino-acid sequence MRERITILHTNDLHSHLERWPKIRRYLTSQQANLRRDNVSVLTFDIGDAIDRYHPLTEATMGQANVALMNEVHYDAVTIGNNEGLGIPHDALNQLYEQANFPVIVSNIIDARTHQRPRWALPYKIITTAAGTRIGIIGLTAPYQLTYPLLDWQPVEIQTALQNVLRDLEGQTDFNILLSHLGILVDRRIAETCSAIQVILGAHTHHHLPHGERHGNAILAAAGRYGEHIGKVELVVENGQLMQLQAHTINTDELPAQKNDQTESRSYEVSGDEQLDKIVVGTSAVNYQRELDAPNRLIDLGLKALEAQTHTDIAMLSTGLFLTDLPAGRITAKTIHTMLPHAIHAMRTVLSGADLRRLMLEVKKSRRFLLGEKVKGMGFRGNHWGEIVFDGMTMDADQQVYVHNVPIEMQKQYAIGSLDHYLLLPYFPTLEIAGQNVLSYDTVFREDFATYLKKQLR; translated from the coding sequence ATGCGCGAACGAATTACAATTCTGCATACTAATGATTTACATTCTCATTTAGAACGGTGGCCTAAAATTAGACGTTACCTAACGAGCCAGCAAGCCAATTTACGGCGGGATAACGTATCTGTCTTAACGTTTGATATTGGGGACGCGATTGATCGTTATCACCCGTTAACTGAGGCCACAATGGGGCAAGCTAATGTCGCGTTGATGAATGAAGTCCACTATGATGCTGTGACGATTGGTAATAATGAGGGCTTAGGCATCCCACATGACGCGTTGAATCAGTTGTATGAGCAAGCAAATTTTCCAGTGATTGTGTCAAACATCATTGATGCACGAACACATCAAAGGCCAAGATGGGCATTGCCTTATAAAATTATAACGACTGCGGCAGGTACGCGCATTGGTATTATCGGGCTAACCGCCCCTTACCAGTTAACATACCCGTTACTTGATTGGCAACCAGTTGAGATTCAAACGGCATTACAAAATGTTTTACGTGATTTGGAAGGTCAGACTGATTTTAATATTCTATTATCGCATTTGGGCATTCTAGTTGATCGTCGAATTGCTGAAACGTGTTCAGCGATTCAAGTCATTTTAGGAGCGCATACACACCATCATTTACCACATGGTGAAAGACACGGTAATGCCATTTTAGCGGCTGCTGGTCGTTATGGTGAACATATTGGTAAAGTTGAATTAGTCGTTGAAAATGGGCAGTTGATGCAGTTACAAGCGCACACAATTAATACTGATGAATTACCAGCACAAAAGAATGATCAGACGGAAAGTCGAAGCTATGAAGTGAGTGGGGATGAGCAACTAGATAAAATTGTTGTGGGGACATCAGCGGTTAATTATCAACGAGAATTAGATGCGCCCAATCGTTTGATTGATTTAGGGTTAAAAGCGCTTGAAGCTCAGACACATACGGATATTGCGATGCTATCGACAGGATTATTTTTAACCGATTTGCCTGCTGGTCGAATTACCGCTAAAACAATTCATACGATGCTACCGCATGCGATTCATGCCATGCGAACGGTATTGTCTGGTGCCGACTTGAGGCGCTTGATGTTGGAAGTTAAGAAATCACGCCGTTTTCTTTTGGGTGAAAAAGTTAAAGGAATGGGCTTTCGAGGAAATCACTGGGGAGAAATAGTCTTTGATGGCATGACGATGGACGCCGATCAACAAGTTTACGTTCATAACGTGCCCATTGAGATGCAAAAGCAGTATGCTATCGGTAGTCTCGATCATTATTTACTCCTGCCTTATTTTCCAACCTTGGAAATAGCTGGTCAAAACGTCTTGTCGTATGATACAGTGTTTCGAGAGGACTTTGCCACGTATTTAAAGAAACAATTGAGATAA
- the hpf gene encoding ribosome hibernation-promoting factor, HPF/YfiA family: protein MLEFIVRGENIEVTEAIKEYVEKRLTRLERYLSDDNKYVAHVNLRSYQEKTFKIEVTIQLPYLLLRAEDTEADLYQAIDFVSEKLERQIRKYKTKVNRKSREKGYKGIDTFVADVDPDDTDDEKLEIVRTKHVALKPMDVEEAILQMDLLGHEFFVFLDAETEIPAVVYKRNDGKYAVIDTDL from the coding sequence ATGCTAGAATTTATTGTACGTGGTGAAAATATCGAAGTCACTGAAGCTATTAAAGAATACGTGGAAAAGCGTTTGACACGTTTGGAACGTTATTTGAGTGATGATAACAAGTATGTTGCGCATGTTAACTTACGGTCTTATCAAGAGAAAACATTTAAGATCGAAGTAACGATTCAATTGCCTTACTTGCTATTACGAGCCGAGGACACTGAGGCTGATTTGTATCAAGCCATTGATTTTGTGTCAGAAAAATTGGAACGTCAGATTCGAAAGTACAAGACCAAGGTTAATCGGAAGTCTCGTGAAAAGGGTTATAAAGGTATCGACACCTTTGTTGCTGATGTCGATCCAGATGACACAGATGATGAAAAACTTGAAATTGTGCGAACAAAGCACGTAGCATTAAAGCCAATGGATGTTGAAGAAGCTATTTTGCAGATGGACTTATTAGGTCATGAATTCTTTGTGTTCTTAGACGCAGAGACTGAAATTCCAGCAGTCGTCTATAAGCGAAATGACGGTAAATATGCGGTAATTGATACTGATTTATAA
- a CDS encoding helicase-related protein: MTIQLFYGRQVKLETPRSDVEISPAILNNQCQRCLGDIKKQWRLPNEERYCWHCHLLGRVRESQYFGYLPEPHAFILPTRVCSWTGELTPAQKQISQAQLQALTNHSSHLTYAVTGAGKTEMIFPLLIQAIQQKKRIALVAPRVDVVIELNKRIHQFFLIDSVCCYGDSLEHYRYTQLLIATTHQLMHFKAAFDVIIVDEGDAFPYVNDQRLQVAVQQALLEKGSIFYLTATPSKQLMQQVRQQILTYSILTQRFHGHHLPQLTIKVSRYWRHQLPRYIKNRLKQYQQIKRQFLIFVPQVTDLQLIYNQISDVISIGMVHADSPKRHQLIEQMREKKLLGLITTTILERGVTFVGIDVIILGADELPFNETALIQIAGRCGRSIERPTGLVLAIVSEVCYSVLAANNEIKYLNALR, encoded by the coding sequence ATGACGATTCAATTATTTTATGGCCGACAAGTTAAATTAGAAACACCACGTTCTGATGTTGAAATCTCACCGGCAATTTTAAATAATCAATGTCAGCGCTGTTTGGGTGATATCAAAAAACAATGGCGATTACCAAATGAGGAACGCTATTGTTGGCATTGCCATCTTTTAGGACGTGTGCGTGAATCACAGTATTTTGGCTATTTACCTGAACCTCACGCTTTTATTTTACCAACTCGAGTTTGTAGTTGGACTGGAGAATTGACCCCCGCACAAAAACAAATTAGCCAAGCCCAATTGCAGGCCCTTACAAATCATAGTTCGCATTTGACCTATGCAGTGACTGGGGCTGGTAAAACGGAAATGATATTTCCATTACTAATTCAAGCAATTCAACAAAAAAAGCGAATTGCACTTGTCGCGCCACGGGTAGATGTTGTGATTGAACTCAATAAACGAATTCATCAATTTTTTTTAATCGATTCAGTATGTTGCTATGGTGATAGTTTAGAACATTATCGCTACACGCAATTGCTCATTGCAACAACACATCAGTTAATGCATTTTAAGGCTGCGTTTGATGTCATTATTGTTGATGAAGGTGATGCATTTCCTTATGTGAACGATCAGCGTTTGCAAGTGGCAGTACAACAAGCATTGCTTGAAAAGGGCAGTATCTTCTATCTGACCGCGACGCCGAGCAAACAATTAATGCAGCAAGTAAGGCAGCAGATACTTACGTATTCAATTTTAACGCAGCGATTTCATGGGCATCACTTGCCGCAGTTGACGATTAAAGTGAGTCGCTATTGGCGACATCAATTACCGAGATATATCAAGAATCGATTAAAACAGTATCAACAGATTAAACGACAATTTTTGATTTTTGTGCCTCAAGTAACCGATTTACAATTGATATATAATCAGATTAGTGATGTTATTTCAATAGGCATGGTACATGCCGATAGTCCAAAACGACATCAACTGATAGAACAGATGCGAGAGAAGAAACTGCTTGGGTTGATAACGACGACAATTTTAGAACGTGGTGTTACCTTTGTCGGCATTGATGTCATTATTTTGGGGGCAGATGAATTGCCATTTAATGAGACGGCATTAATTCAAATTGCTGGGCGTTGTGGTCGTAGTATTGAACGACCAACGGGGTTAGTATTAGCCATTGTGTCTGAAGTGTGTTATTCGGTACTGGCTGCAAATAATGAAATTAAATATTTAAATGCGTTGAGGTAA
- a CDS encoding M24 family metallopeptidase encodes MYSERIARVRKNLAAFNINGFLITDGDNLKYLTGFYGGTGDGVLLIGPDQTALITDARYETDFRDHLPEGVELLITRDYYGVAMLVAKRYKINNLGFEESLPFRIFDFLDETFEGVDADSDIVPVPELVGWLRQVKDANELAALRRAAQVSVDAYNEMLPMLHAGMTEREIANLLDRLVKARGAEKASFDTIVASGVRGALPHGEATDKKIMPGELVTVDFGYFVDGYTSDITRTFAVGQIDDESRKIYDIVKTANEKAISVIKAGISGTSIDEAAREIIADAGYGKEFNHSTGHGVGLAIHEGPAVSANSDDQIEAGMLLTIEPGIYVPNHVGVRIEDDIIVTADGFENLTAGITKDLVVIN; translated from the coding sequence ATGTATTCAGAACGTATTGCACGTGTTAGAAAAAATCTAGCAGCATTCAACATCAATGGTTTTTTAATTACTGATGGGGACAATCTCAAATATTTGACTGGCTTTTATGGTGGCACCGGTGATGGTGTCTTATTAATCGGGCCGGATCAAACAGCCCTAATTACAGATGCCCGCTATGAAACTGATTTCCGTGATCATTTACCAGAAGGCGTGGAACTCTTAATTACGCGTGACTATTATGGTGTGGCCATGTTAGTTGCCAAGCGATATAAGATTAATAATCTCGGCTTTGAAGAATCATTACCATTCCGAATTTTTGACTTTCTAGATGAAACATTTGAAGGCGTGGATGCCGATTCAGATATCGTTCCAGTTCCTGAATTAGTCGGTTGGCTTCGTCAAGTGAAAGATGCCAATGAATTAGCAGCCTTACGGCGTGCAGCACAAGTGTCAGTTGATGCGTACAATGAAATGTTACCAATGCTACATGCTGGTATGACAGAACGAGAGATTGCCAATTTATTGGATCGTTTGGTTAAAGCCCGTGGTGCGGAAAAGGCATCATTTGATACAATTGTGGCATCAGGCGTGCGTGGCGCATTACCACATGGTGAAGCTACAGATAAAAAGATTATGCCCGGTGAATTGGTGACCGTTGACTTTGGTTATTTTGTTGATGGTTATACGTCTGATATTACGCGGACCTTCGCTGTGGGACAGATTGATGATGAGAGTCGAAAAATTTATGACATTGTTAAAACCGCAAATGAGAAGGCGATCTCAGTGATTAAGGCTGGTATTTCAGGTACCAGTATTGATGAGGCAGCTCGGGAAATCATTGCTGATGCAGGGTATGGTAAGGAGTTTAACCATTCGACTGGACATGGAGTGGGTCTAGCTATTCATGAAGGACCAGCAGTTTCGGCTAATTCAGACGACCAAATCGAAGCAGGCATGTTGTTGACGATTGAACCTGGTATTTATGTGCCCAATCACGTTGGTGTTCGAATTGAGGATGATATTATTGTGACAGCTGATGGCTTTGAAAATTTGACTGCTGGAATTACTAAGGATTTAGTTGTGATCAATTAA
- a CDS encoding metallophosphoesterase family protein, whose protein sequence is MQYFISDTHFFHAELLTSQHFSPRPFTHIEAEHLAMMTAWNEQVKPTDTVYHLGDIALLNGIKPARKGYQMVLELLYALNGHLIFIKGNHDTRDLFKFLSVHNQILADGQPKFVFHDVGIILKANHHQFFLTHYPILFGKTQSSINLHGHIHHASVPIQENINIGVDSADLDYLTALERPPFGTPLSLKMIERIIQRKHDAFAKMR, encoded by the coding sequence ATGCAATATTTCATCTCAGATACACATTTTTTCCATGCCGAATTATTGACAAGCCAACATTTTTCACCGCGGCCATTCACTCACATTGAGGCAGAACATTTGGCGATGATGACGGCTTGGAATGAGCAAGTTAAACCAACCGATACCGTTTATCATTTGGGTGATATCGCATTATTGAATGGTATAAAGCCAGCTCGAAAAGGCTATCAAATGGTATTGGAATTATTGTATGCATTGAACGGCCATTTAATTTTTATTAAGGGTAATCATGACACGCGTGATTTGTTTAAATTTTTGTCTGTTCACAATCAAATATTGGCCGACGGTCAACCAAAATTTGTCTTTCATGATGTTGGTATCATTTTAAAGGCAAATCATCATCAGTTTTTTTTGACGCATTATCCGATATTGTTTGGCAAAACGCAATCAAGCATTAATTTACATGGCCATATTCATCATGCCAGTGTGCCAATTCAAGAGAATATTAACATTGGTGTCGATAGTGCAGATTTAGATTATTTGACAGCACTAGAGCGACCACCATTCGGCACACCGCTTAGTCTTAAAATGATTGAGAGAATTATTCAGCGTAAGCATGATGCGTTTGCTAAAATGCGCTAA
- a CDS encoding YutD family protein, whose amino-acid sequence MDRERMKELAEAQTLERMAQTTIVHGNNVDDLMINDRQYRLVANYRDAYSDDRLAARFSEFLEKYDYIVGDIAADQLRLHGLYEEGKTGVSRALQIGALQDYLYENINFGAPYFVLENLNPHVIEEIDEPAMHKPRRRGGRKHQNQSNSTHQNQSGPVIKEQKKEVANRQTVRQKAQGKAVTKGNNRKRRFEIRNRVSDEG is encoded by the coding sequence GTGGATCGCGAAAGAATGAAAGAATTAGCTGAAGCTCAGACACTTGAACGGATGGCACAAACAACCATTGTGCATGGTAATAATGTGGACGATTTGATGATAAATGATCGTCAATATCGATTGGTTGCTAATTATCGAGATGCATATTCAGATGATCGGTTAGCAGCTCGTTTTAGTGAGTTTTTAGAAAAATATGATTATATCGTTGGCGATATTGCAGCAGATCAGCTACGTTTGCATGGCTTGTACGAAGAGGGAAAAACTGGGGTATCAAGAGCACTACAAATTGGTGCGCTACAAGATTATTTGTATGAAAATATCAATTTTGGGGCACCATATTTTGTATTAGAAAACTTGAATCCACATGTGATTGAAGAGATTGATGAACCGGCAATGCATAAGCCACGACGACGTGGTGGGCGAAAACATCAAAATCAGAGTAATAGTACCCATCAAAATCAGAGTGGGCCAGTCATAAAAGAACAAAAAAAAGAAGTGGCAAATCGACAGACAGTGCGTCAAAAGGCACAAGGTAAAGCAGTTACAAAGGGAAATAATCGTAAACGTCGATTCGAAATTCGGAATCGGGTTAGTGATGAGGGGTAA
- a CDS encoding ComF family protein translates to MCEICGGDMPAFYQIDQILFNRTQVDQFICSDCQHQFCPIDPKHVCLGCGKSADTLCDDCLQWQRYGKQLLNNQALYEYNTIMQTYFRTYKFEGGYHLKNIFCAEMSRALRGRRIIVPIPAAEDTLHERGFNQVEGLLSHVKYQQWLKVRWIQKDNQVKKNRRERLSTRQPFILQVTPEVVRSQEVMLVDDVYTTGRTLYHAADLLYANGVKNVCSITLAR, encoded by the coding sequence ATGTGTGAAATTTGTGGTGGCGATATGCCAGCATTTTATCAGATTGATCAAATATTATTTAATCGAACACAAGTTGATCAATTCATATGTAGTGATTGTCAGCATCAATTTTGTCCAATTGATCCTAAGCATGTGTGCTTAGGATGTGGTAAATCAGCAGATACGCTTTGTGATGACTGCTTACAATGGCAACGATATGGCAAGCAGTTATTAAATAATCAGGCCTTATATGAATACAACACAATAATGCAAACATATTTTCGGACATATAAATTTGAAGGTGGATATCATTTAAAAAACATATTTTGCGCTGAGATGAGTCGGGCTTTACGAGGACGACGAATTATTGTACCGATTCCAGCGGCTGAGGACACACTGCATGAACGTGGTTTTAATCAGGTTGAAGGTCTGTTATCACACGTTAAGTATCAGCAGTGGTTGAAAGTTAGATGGATTCAAAAGGACAACCAAGTCAAAAAAAATCGGCGAGAACGACTCAGTACGCGACAACCATTCATATTACAAGTGACACCTGAAGTCGTCCGCAGCCAAGAGGTTATGTTAGTTGATGATGTTTACACAACGGGACGCACACTTTATCATGCCGCTGATTTATTGTATGCAAACGGTGTGAAGAATGTATGTTCAATTACACTAGCTAGATGA
- a CDS encoding TIGR01457 family HAD-type hydrolase: MSKYAAYFIDLDGTIYKGTESFPSGQRFIASLKAKNTDYLFVTNNATKTPEMVAAFLTEQHGIETTVDQIYTSAMATADYVASLENVQKVFVLGEVGLHQALADKGFEIVTAGDADVAVIGLNRELKYEDLMQATLAIQHGAKFVATNVDTNLPNERGFIPGAGSIVAAIQTATQQEPVIIGKPYAPIMLGALERTGYKKDEVIMVGDNYQTDIRAGLEIGMDTLLVYSGVSKRNQVEALSKQPTYSVDSLDDWQL; encoded by the coding sequence ATGTCAAAATATGCAGCATACTTTATTGATTTGGATGGCACCATTTATAAAGGCACAGAGAGTTTTCCAAGCGGCCAACGTTTTATTGCGTCATTAAAAGCAAAAAATACGGATTATTTGTTTGTTACTAATAATGCGACTAAAACGCCAGAAATGGTTGCTGCGTTTTTAACTGAACAGCATGGGATTGAAACAACGGTCGATCAAATTTATACATCAGCGATGGCAACGGCTGACTACGTGGCTAGTCTAGAAAATGTCCAAAAAGTCTTTGTTTTGGGTGAAGTCGGGCTTCATCAGGCATTGGCAGATAAGGGCTTTGAAATTGTGACAGCTGGGGATGCAGATGTTGCAGTTATTGGCTTGAATCGTGAATTGAAATATGAAGATTTAATGCAAGCAACGCTTGCAATTCAGCATGGTGCTAAATTTGTGGCGACCAATGTTGATACAAACCTTCCTAATGAGCGAGGGTTTATTCCCGGTGCCGGGTCAATTGTTGCGGCTATCCAAACCGCAACGCAGCAAGAACCGGTCATCATTGGGAAACCATATGCACCAATTATGTTGGGGGCGTTAGAACGAACTGGCTACAAAAAGGACGAAGTCATTATGGTGGGTGATAATTACCAAACTGATATTCGTGCAGGCTTAGAAATTGGCATGGATACCTTACTTGTTTATAGCGGTGTTTCAAAACGCAATCAAGTTGAGGCATTATCAAAACAACCAACCTATTCAGTTGATTCATTAGACGATTGGCAACTGTAG